In Bos mutus isolate GX-2022 chromosome 2, NWIPB_WYAK_1.1, whole genome shotgun sequence, one DNA window encodes the following:
- the LOC102271934 gene encoding LOW QUALITY PROTEIN: large ribosomal subunit protein eL39 (The sequence of the model RefSeq protein was modified relative to this genomic sequence to represent the inferred CDS: substituted 1 base at 1 genomic stop codon) yields MSSHKTFRIKRFLAKKQKQNRPIPQWIXMKTGNKIRYNSKRRHWRRTKLGLIIRSKLGL; encoded by the coding sequence ATGTCTTCTCACAAGACTTTCAGGATCAAGCGATTCCTggccaagaaacaaaagcagaatcgTCCCATTCCTCaatggatttgaatgaaaactggcaATAAAATCAGGTACAACTCCAAGAGAAGACATTGGAGAAGAACCAAGCTGGGTCTTATTATAAGAAGCAAGCTGGGTCTATAA